From one Deinococcus sp. JMULE3 genomic stretch:
- a CDS encoding ABC transporter substrate-binding protein: MKRSTLILATLLLAAASPASAQKLVPVKVQLKWFPQAQFAGFFVAQAKGYYRAEGLDVQFLPTGDQSPIQTVATGTADFGTTWITDLLTARQQGIPVVHIAQLFQKSGYTLVSLKSSGIKTPADFKGKRVGVWPSGNEYPAVALLKKYGLTTSLDSSVSNPSVQAVTYPFDPSIVFPDKVDLVSAMTYNEVDQIVGLGYPLDKLQIFNASDYGINLLEDLMFTTERTLANRNFKGSGQSGEDIAAKLVRATLKGWNYAVKNQKEAVQTVLVNCGNTCKGSGTRSSAASHQTWQMTEVAKLYNAGPTLKGRAGYLDPATYKANVTLLKSLGILKADPAPAAVTYKVWEKATGKK; the protein is encoded by the coding sequence ATGAAACGCAGCACCCTGATCCTGGCCACCCTGCTCCTCGCCGCCGCCAGCCCCGCTTCCGCGCAGAAGCTCGTGCCCGTCAAAGTGCAGCTCAAGTGGTTCCCGCAGGCGCAGTTCGCGGGCTTCTTCGTCGCGCAGGCCAAGGGCTACTACAGGGCCGAAGGGCTGGATGTGCAGTTCCTCCCCACCGGCGACCAGAGCCCCATCCAGACCGTCGCCACCGGCACCGCCGACTTCGGCACCACCTGGATCACCGACCTCCTGACCGCCCGCCAGCAGGGCATCCCGGTCGTGCACATCGCGCAGCTGTTCCAGAAGAGCGGCTACACCCTCGTGTCCCTGAAAAGCAGCGGCATCAAGACCCCGGCCGATTTCAAGGGTAAACGCGTGGGCGTGTGGCCCAGCGGCAACGAGTACCCCGCCGTGGCCCTCCTGAAGAAGTACGGCCTGACCACCAGCCTCGACAGCAGTGTCAGCAACCCCAGCGTGCAGGCCGTCACGTACCCCTTCGACCCCAGCATCGTCTTCCCCGACAAGGTCGATCTGGTGTCCGCCATGACCTACAACGAGGTCGACCAGATCGTCGGGCTGGGCTACCCCCTGGATAAACTCCAGATCTTCAACGCCAGCGACTACGGCATCAACCTCCTCGAGGACCTCATGTTCACCACCGAACGCACCCTGGCGAACAGGAACTTCAAGGGCAGCGGCCAGAGCGGCGAGGACATCGCCGCCAAGCTCGTGCGCGCCACCCTGAAAGGCTGGAACTACGCCGTGAAGAACCAGAAGGAAGCCGTGCAGACCGTCCTCGTGAACTGCGGCAACACCTGCAAGGGCAGCGGCACGCGCTCCAGCGCCGCCAGCCACCAGACGTGGCAGATGACCGAGGTCGCCAAGCTGTACAACGCCGGCCCCACCCTCAAGGGCCGCGCCGGGTACCTCGACCCCGCCACGTACAAGGCCAACGTCACGCTGCTCAAGAGCCTCGGCATCCTCAAAGCTGATCCGGCCCCGGCCGCCGTCACGTACAAGGTCTGGGAAAAAGCCACCGGGAAGAAGTAG
- a CDS encoding PLP-dependent aminotransferase family protein: protein MPRLPAPPVNLPVTLDRAAGGLARQLAGQLRGAVRAGVLAPGQRMPSTRALAGALDVGRGVVFEAFDALLAEGYLVGRDRSGTFVASDLPPEPGGVTAAPVAAARWLRRDVPAALVEPPTPPGTLAFRVGQTDTSFLNSQAWRRVWRAAALDDLPDDYADPAGDPLLRAEVAAYLRRARGLVCGPQDVLITSGAVQGLDLIAQAVLTPGDAAALEDPGYRLARQIFTERGARLLPVPVDEDGLLVSALPLGADAPLLAYTTPSHQFPLGVRLSLPRRLALLDWAAQADALILEDDYDSEFRYGAAPLPALASLDRSGRVAYLGTFSKVLSPSVRVGYVVAPAALRARLLALKTRADAHTSWPVQRALAYLIAGGHLEAHIRRMRREYALRRAALGEVLAPLAPRVRLLGLEAGLHAFLELDACLDVPGVVAACAARGVLVTPVGELYAGHADRCGLLLGFGGLGVAGVRRAGGVLAAVLEAASRG, encoded by the coding sequence ATGCCGCGTTTGCCCGCCCCGCCCGTGAACCTGCCCGTGACCCTGGACCGCGCGGCGGGCGGGCTGGCGCGGCAACTGGCGGGGCAGCTGCGCGGCGCGGTCCGCGCGGGGGTGCTCGCGCCGGGGCAGCGGATGCCGTCCACGCGGGCGCTGGCGGGCGCGCTGGACGTCGGGCGGGGCGTGGTGTTCGAGGCCTTTGACGCGCTGCTCGCCGAGGGGTACCTGGTGGGCCGCGACCGGTCCGGGACGTTCGTCGCCTCGGACCTGCCGCCCGAGCCGGGCGGGGTGACGGCCGCGCCGGTCGCGGCGGCCCGCTGGTTGCGCCGCGACGTCCCGGCGGCGCTGGTCGAGCCTCCCACCCCGCCGGGCACGCTGGCGTTCCGGGTGGGGCAGACGGACACGTCGTTCCTGAACTCGCAGGCGTGGCGGCGGGTGTGGCGCGCGGCGGCGCTGGACGACCTGCCGGACGACTACGCGGACCCGGCGGGGGACCCGCTGCTGCGCGCGGAGGTCGCCGCGTACCTGCGCCGCGCGCGGGGGCTGGTGTGCGGCCCGCAGGACGTGCTGATCACGTCGGGCGCCGTGCAGGGCCTGGACCTGATCGCGCAGGCGGTCCTGACGCCGGGGGACGCCGCAGCGCTGGAGGATCCGGGGTACCGGCTGGCGCGGCAGATCTTCACGGAGCGGGGCGCGCGGCTGCTGCCCGTCCCGGTGGATGAGGACGGCCTGCTCGTCTCGGCGCTGCCGCTCGGGGCGGACGCGCCGCTGCTGGCGTACACGACGCCCAGCCACCAGTTTCCGCTGGGCGTGCGGTTGTCCCTGCCGCGCCGCCTGGCGCTGCTGGACTGGGCGGCGCAGGCGGACGCGCTGATCCTGGAGGACGATTACGACAGCGAGTTCCGCTACGGGGCGGCGCCGCTGCCTGCGCTGGCGTCGCTGGACCGCTCGGGGCGGGTGGCGTACCTGGGGACGTTCAGCAAGGTGCTCAGTCCGTCGGTGCGCGTGGGGTACGTGGTGGCGCCCGCCGCGCTGCGTGCGCGGCTGCTGGCACTGAAGACCCGCGCGGACGCGCACACGTCCTGGCCGGTGCAGCGGGCGCTGGCGTACCTGATCGCGGGCGGGCATCTGGAGGCGCACATCCGGCGGATGCGGCGTGAGTACGCGCTGCGCCGCGCGGCGCTGGGCGAGGTGCTGGCGCCGCTGGCTCCGCGCGTGCGCCTGCTGGGGCTGGAGGCCGGGCTGCACGCGTTCCTGGAGCTGGATGCGTGTCTGGACGTGCCGGGGGTGGTCGCGGCGTGCGCGGCGCGGGGGGTGCTGGTCACGCCGGTCGGGGAGCTGTACGCGGGCCACGCGGACCGCTGCGGGCTGCTGCTGGGGTTCGGGGGGCTGGGTGTGGCGGGGGTGCGGCGCGCGGGGGGGGTGCTGGCGGCTGTGCTGGAAGCTGCCAGTCGTGGATGA
- a CDS encoding CoA-acylating methylmalonate-semialdehyde dehydrogenase, which translates to MTDTMTKPAPINHWLGGKLTPGTSGRSAKVFNPATGEVQGLVDLASAQEIDAAVQAATAAARSWRTVPLSRRAEIMFRFRALLDARRDDLARILTREHGKVHADALGEIARGIENVDFACGIPNLLKGGYSEGASTGVDVYSIQQPLGVVAGITPFNFPAMVPLWMIANALACGNVFILKPSEKDPSASLFIAELLQQAGLPDGVFTVIHGDKEAVDALLEHPDIAAVSFVGSTPIARYIYQKGTEHGKRVQALGGAKNHMLVLPDADVNMAADAAVSAAYGSAGERCMAISVVLAVGDVGDGLVDAIASRLPALKVGPGSDAANEMGPLISREHRDRVAGYIGSAADQGATVVVDGRAQTFDGNGFFLGVSLLDHVTPDMDAYRDEIFGPVLCVVRVPTYEAGLKLINDNEFGNGTAIFTRDGGAARQFQFDCQVGMVGINVPIPVPVAYYSFGGWKASLFGDTHMYGPDGIKFYTRTKVITSRWPDPATSRVDLGFPQNR; encoded by the coding sequence ATGACTGACACGATGACCAAGCCCGCTCCCATCAACCACTGGCTGGGGGGCAAGTTGACGCCCGGCACGTCGGGCCGCAGCGCGAAGGTGTTCAACCCGGCAACCGGGGAGGTGCAGGGCCTCGTGGACCTCGCCAGTGCCCAGGAGATCGACGCGGCCGTTCAGGCGGCCACGGCAGCCGCGCGGTCGTGGCGTACGGTGCCGCTGAGCCGCCGGGCGGAGATCATGTTCCGCTTCCGGGCGCTGCTGGACGCCCGCCGCGATGATCTGGCGCGCATCCTGACCCGTGAGCACGGGAAGGTGCACGCGGACGCGCTGGGTGAGATCGCGCGCGGCATCGAGAACGTGGATTTTGCGTGCGGCATTCCCAACCTGCTCAAGGGTGGGTATTCCGAGGGCGCGAGTACCGGCGTGGACGTGTACTCCATCCAGCAGCCGCTGGGCGTGGTGGCGGGTATCACGCCGTTCAACTTCCCGGCGATGGTGCCGCTGTGGATGATCGCGAACGCGCTGGCGTGCGGGAACGTGTTCATCCTGAAACCCAGCGAGAAGGACCCGTCGGCCAGCCTGTTCATCGCGGAGCTGCTGCAGCAGGCGGGCCTGCCGGACGGCGTGTTCACGGTCATTCACGGTGACAAGGAGGCGGTGGACGCGCTGCTGGAGCACCCGGACATCGCGGCGGTCAGTTTCGTGGGAAGTACGCCGATCGCGCGGTACATCTACCAGAAAGGCACGGAGCACGGCAAGCGCGTGCAGGCGCTGGGCGGCGCGAAGAACCACATGCTGGTCCTGCCGGACGCGGACGTGAACATGGCCGCCGACGCCGCCGTCAGTGCCGCGTACGGTTCGGCCGGGGAGCGCTGCATGGCGATCAGCGTGGTCCTGGCGGTGGGGGACGTGGGGGACGGGCTGGTGGACGCCATCGCGTCGCGCCTGCCTGCGCTGAAGGTCGGTCCCGGCAGTGACGCCGCGAACGAGATGGGCCCGCTGATCAGCCGCGAGCACCGCGACCGGGTCGCCGGGTACATCGGCAGCGCTGCCGATCAGGGCGCGACCGTCGTGGTGGACGGCCGGGCGCAGACCTTCGACGGGAACGGCTTCTTCCTGGGCGTGTCGCTGCTCGACCACGTCACGCCGGACATGGACGCCTACCGCGACGAGATCTTCGGGCCGGTCCTGTGCGTCGTGCGGGTGCCCACCTACGAGGCGGGCCTGAAACTCATCAACGACAACGAGTTCGGGAACGGCACCGCGATCTTCACGCGCGACGGCGGCGCCGCGCGGCAGTTCCAGTTCGACTGTCAGGTGGGCATGGTGGGCATCAACGTGCCGATTCCCGTCCCGGTCGCGTACTACTCGTTCGGCGGGTGGAAGGCCAGCCTGTTCGGGGACACGCACATGTACGGCCCGGACGGCATCAAGTTCTACACGCGTACCAAGGTCATCACGTCCCGCTGGCCCGACCCGGCGACCAGCCGCGTGGACCTGGGCTTCCCCCAGAACCGCTGA
- a CDS encoding ABC transporter permease, with translation MGDAMEQTMTPARTITTRPGAALLTAAALLIGVGGLLLAAMTLPTPGEGTPPNARAWLAGILALLAVGAVGVRGVAQGESRAARTLPAAFTLILAVLGTEALLRAYAVPAGLIPTPGRVLSALWTARTVLLQDTYTTFVLEALLGFVAGTVLGLALALLVVRFRFLERGLLPYAALFSSIPIVALAPVIVKAVGLDWPSKTVVVAVTVLFPVVVGAVRGLQSVSRLHLDLMHTYAATPAQTFRDVRVPGALPFVFGALKVASTLALISAIVAEFFGTNGHGLGFRIQIEVGRFGLDIVWAAIVLASIAGIAFFALVSAAETRLLPRRS, from the coding sequence GTGGGTGACGCCATGGAGCAGACGATGACGCCCGCCCGCACGATCACCACCCGGCCCGGCGCGGCTCTGCTGACCGCCGCCGCACTGCTGATCGGCGTGGGAGGGCTCCTGCTGGCCGCCATGACCCTCCCCACCCCCGGCGAGGGCACCCCCCCGAACGCGCGGGCGTGGCTGGCGGGCATCCTCGCCCTGCTGGCCGTGGGGGCCGTGGGCGTGCGCGGCGTGGCGCAGGGCGAGTCCCGCGCCGCCCGCACGCTGCCCGCCGCGTTCACGCTGATCCTGGCCGTGCTGGGCACCGAGGCGCTGCTGCGCGCCTACGCCGTCCCCGCCGGCCTGATTCCCACGCCGGGCCGCGTCCTGAGTGCCCTGTGGACCGCGCGCACCGTCCTGCTGCAGGACACGTACACCACCTTCGTGCTGGAGGCGCTGCTGGGCTTCGTGGCAGGCACCGTCCTGGGGCTGGCGCTGGCGCTGCTGGTCGTGCGCTTCCGCTTCCTGGAACGCGGGCTGCTGCCGTACGCCGCGCTGTTCTCCTCGATTCCCATCGTGGCGCTGGCACCCGTCATCGTGAAGGCCGTCGGCCTGGACTGGCCCAGCAAGACGGTCGTCGTGGCCGTCACCGTCCTGTTCCCCGTCGTGGTGGGCGCCGTGCGCGGCCTCCAGAGCGTCTCGCGGCTGCACCTCGACCTGATGCACACCTACGCCGCCACGCCCGCGCAGACCTTCCGGGACGTCCGCGTGCCCGGCGCGCTGCCGTTCGTGTTCGGCGCCCTGAAAGTCGCCAGCACCCTGGCCCTGATCTCCGCCATCGTCGCCGAGTTCTTCGGCACGAACGGGCACGGCCTGGGCTTCCGCATCCAGATCGAGGTGGGCCGCTTCGGGCTGGACATCGTCTGGGCGGCCATCGTCCTCGCCAGTATCGCCGGTATTGCCTTCTTCGCGCTCGTCAGCGCCGCCGAGACGCGGCTGCTGCCCCGCCGCTCCTGA
- a CDS encoding diguanylate cyclase domain-containing protein, producing the protein MSLSQVASARSGPAGGLNLLIVEDSPEDAWHYQQLLSRVDSGIRCHHVQVGDLGARMLRELQPDCVLLDFHLPDMTGQEFLEQFRPQVPVLVITGSAEHSEAAGVLAAGAQRLLHKADLSPEFLHAHVTESVREFALRRELQLERQRMQAIIESAGHGMLFIRAEWGRWLVESLNPAATRLLGASVGPLDVGGDLPDLLERTMQLGAAQRLTVRHAGRVLDLECAPGADGFTLTVRDVTGEQRRAHLEQARHEVLQRFVEARPLPDVLRGVQDLIAAALPGVTGRVLAGQMLLTWPHLSALGVSTATYPHVTGRGARATFVPGPSGSSGAGCWALPVVASDEEQELLGAVLVDCPGPDETIPAQLEDVLSLLTLLLMQSRDQARLQRQAWQDALTGLPNRSVFMEQLRRELSAAERSGSPLAVGVLDLDGFKRVNDTYGHAGGDELLVEVARRLRQTFRTSDLVARVGGDEFTLLLPDWTDPDGLERDLRRRLRLLTERPFRVGAEEVMVRCSLGVALAPTQARTVDDLLKLADRAMYLAKRAGGGVRLSVDSGAQA; encoded by the coding sequence ATGTCGCTTTCTCAGGTTGCCTCTGCCCGGTCGGGTCCGGCGGGTGGACTGAACCTGCTGATCGTGGAGGATTCCCCCGAGGACGCTTGGCATTACCAGCAGTTGCTGTCCCGCGTGGACAGCGGCATCCGTTGCCATCACGTCCAGGTGGGTGACCTGGGCGCGCGGATGCTGCGGGAACTGCAACCCGACTGCGTGCTGCTGGACTTCCACCTGCCCGACATGACCGGTCAGGAGTTCCTGGAGCAGTTCCGGCCGCAGGTGCCGGTGCTGGTGATCACCGGTTCGGCCGAGCATTCCGAGGCGGCCGGGGTGCTCGCCGCCGGCGCGCAGCGGCTGCTGCACAAGGCCGACCTGAGTCCGGAGTTCCTGCACGCGCATGTCACCGAGAGCGTGCGCGAGTTCGCGCTGCGCCGCGAGCTGCAACTGGAACGCCAGCGGATGCAGGCCATCATCGAGAGTGCCGGGCACGGCATGCTGTTCATCCGCGCCGAGTGGGGACGCTGGCTGGTCGAGTCCCTGAACCCGGCTGCCACCCGCCTGCTGGGCGCGTCGGTCGGCCCGCTGGACGTCGGCGGGGACCTGCCGGACCTGCTGGAGCGCACCATGCAGCTGGGCGCGGCGCAGCGGCTGACGGTACGCCACGCCGGGCGGGTCCTGGACCTGGAATGCGCGCCCGGTGCGGACGGGTTCACGCTGACCGTGCGCGACGTCACCGGCGAGCAGCGCCGCGCGCACCTGGAACAGGCGCGGCACGAGGTCCTGCAGCGCTTCGTGGAGGCCCGGCCCCTCCCGGATGTGCTGCGCGGCGTGCAGGACCTGATCGCTGCGGCGCTGCCCGGCGTGACCGGGCGCGTGCTGGCCGGGCAGATGCTGCTGACCTGGCCGCACCTGTCGGCGCTGGGCGTCAGTACCGCCACGTACCCGCACGTGACGGGGCGCGGCGCCCGCGCGACGTTCGTGCCGGGGCCATCCGGGAGTAGCGGGGCTGGCTGCTGGGCGCTGCCGGTCGTCGCGTCCGACGAGGAACAGGAACTGCTCGGCGCGGTGCTCGTGGACTGCCCCGGACCTGACGAGACCATTCCGGCGCAGCTGGAGGACGTCCTGAGCCTGCTGACCCTGCTGCTGATGCAATCGCGCGACCAGGCGCGCCTGCAGCGGCAGGCGTGGCAGGACGCCCTGACGGGCCTGCCCAACCGCTCGGTGTTCATGGAGCAGCTGCGCCGGGAACTGAGTGCCGCCGAGCGCAGCGGGTCGCCTCTGGCCGTGGGCGTGCTGGACCTGGACGGCTTCAAACGCGTGAACGACACCTACGGGCACGCGGGGGGGGACGAACTGCTCGTGGAGGTGGCGCGGCGGTTGCGGCAGACCTTCCGGACGTCGGACCTCGTGGCGCGTGTGGGCGGCGACGAGTTCACGCTGCTGCTGCCTGACTGGACCGACCCCGACGGGCTGGAACGGGACCTGCGCCGCCGCCTGCGCCTGCTGACCGAGCGGCCCTTCCGGGTGGGCGCCGAGGAGGTCATGGTCCGCTGCAGTCTGGGCGTGGCGCTGGCGCCCACACAGGCGCGGACGGTGGATGACCTGCTGAAACTCGCCGACCGCGCGATGTACCTTGCCAAGCGGGCAGGGGGCGGCGTGCGGCTCAGTGTGGACAGTGGGGCGCAGGCGTGA
- a CDS encoding Zn-dependent hydrolase, whose protein sequence is MLDPQRTIDELKALRELTGDEHGAQRVAFTDTWVAARAFLKERLDALPVTQHQDAAGNWWATLPGESDRALLIGGHLDSVPNGGWLDGCLNVLAGLEVLRRVNEQYAGRPPVTLKLVDWADEEGARFGRSLYGSSAAGGKLDVTEMRRLKDRDGVSLEDALSRVGITLADAPDARAELQGAAAYLELHIEQGPVLEHLDLPLGAVLGTVGVERHTITFHGQAAHSGSTPMNVRKDAFLAAGRFGQAIYDIAARHGGVCTIGSVKTLPGIVTSVVETCELTLDQRHLDAGKLAAMWQDAQDAATQFAQDAGCTVTFGYLWNIEPIPFHPMLIDAAEASILTVTPAAHRLPSGPLHDAAEVARAGVPTVMLFVQSLRGISHNRIEDTREDHLALSVQVLDELTTRTMDWIAKGI, encoded by the coding sequence ATGCTTGATCCACAACGAACCATCGATGAACTGAAGGCCCTGCGTGAATTGACGGGCGATGAGCACGGGGCGCAGCGGGTGGCGTTCACGGACACCTGGGTCGCCGCCCGCGCGTTCCTGAAGGAGCGGCTGGACGCGCTGCCCGTCACGCAGCACCAGGACGCCGCCGGGAACTGGTGGGCCACCCTGCCCGGCGAGAGCGACCGCGCCCTGCTGATCGGCGGGCACCTCGACAGCGTCCCGAACGGCGGATGGCTCGACGGGTGCCTGAACGTCCTGGCGGGCCTGGAAGTCCTGCGCCGCGTCAATGAGCAGTACGCCGGGCGACCACCGGTCACGCTGAAACTCGTGGACTGGGCCGACGAGGAGGGCGCCCGCTTCGGCCGCAGCCTGTACGGGTCCAGTGCTGCCGGGGGCAAACTCGACGTGACCGAGATGCGCCGACTGAAAGACCGCGACGGCGTGAGCCTCGAAGACGCCCTGAGCCGCGTCGGCATCACCCTCGCGGACGCCCCGGACGCCCGCGCGGAACTGCAAGGTGCCGCCGCGTACCTCGAACTGCACATCGAACAGGGCCCCGTCCTCGAACACCTCGACCTGCCCCTCGGCGCGGTCCTCGGCACGGTCGGCGTCGAACGGCACACCATCACCTTCCACGGGCAGGCCGCGCACAGCGGCAGCACCCCCATGAACGTCCGCAAGGACGCCTTCCTCGCCGCCGGACGCTTCGGGCAGGCCATCTACGACATCGCCGCGCGGCACGGGGGCGTGTGCACCATCGGCAGCGTGAAGACCCTGCCCGGCATCGTCACCAGCGTCGTCGAGACCTGCGAACTCACCCTCGACCAGCGCCACCTCGACGCAGGCAAACTGGCCGCCATGTGGCAGGACGCGCAGGACGCCGCCACGCAGTTCGCGCAGGATGCAGGCTGCACCGTCACCTTCGGGTATCTCTGGAACATCGAACCCATCCCCTTCCATCCCATGCTCATCGACGCCGCCGAGGCCAGCATCCTGACCGTCACGCCTGCCGCGCACCGCCTCCCCAGCGGCCCACTCCACGACGCCGCCGAGGTCGCCCGCGCGGGCGTTCCCACCGTCATGCTGTTCGTGCAGTCCCTGCGCGGCATCAGCCACAACAGGATCGAAGACACCCGCGAGGACCACCTCGCCCTAAGCGTGCAGGTGCTCGATGAACTCACCACGCGCACGATGGACTGGATCGCCAAAGGCATCTGA
- a CDS encoding aminotransferase class III-fold pyridoxal phosphate-dependent enzyme — MPDPHPDTHDIIQANRDHTLFSWSVQTQTNPIHMTGGKGSHFFDGDGNTWLDFSSQLININVGHQHPAVLDAIKAQVDTMCFAGPSFATDVRAQLGQKLREVTGLGKSFFTLGGSEANENAMKIARLYTGRDKIITRYRSYHGATMGSMTASGDPRRWPVEPGVPGIVRAFDPYCYRCPFGKTPDSCGRECVSHIEEIIQMEGPHTIAAIMVEGITGSNGLLVPPDDYYPKLRALCDRYGILLIDDEVMSGFGRTGTWLATQHYGIKPDIVTCAKGLTSGYMPLGAVVVSDAIAEYFETHFLAGGLTYSGHPVSLAAAVANLKVYEDEGLFEHTRELGEYLGQRLEAMKAKYACVGDVRYKGLFSVLELVRDKATKEPLAPFNGTSPEMGRLAAHLKSRHVYAYSRFNFLWVCPPLVVTREELDEGLAAYEEALALVDQMIGSPVAAD; from the coding sequence ATGCCCGACCCGCACCCCGACACGCACGACATCATCCAGGCGAACCGCGACCACACCCTGTTCTCGTGGAGCGTGCAGACCCAGACGAACCCCATCCACATGACCGGCGGGAAGGGCAGCCACTTCTTCGACGGGGATGGCAACACGTGGCTGGACTTTTCCAGCCAGCTGATCAACATCAACGTCGGGCATCAGCACCCGGCGGTGCTGGACGCCATCAAGGCGCAGGTGGACACCATGTGCTTCGCCGGGCCGAGCTTCGCCACGGACGTCCGCGCGCAGCTGGGCCAGAAACTGCGCGAGGTGACGGGCCTGGGCAAGAGCTTCTTCACGCTGGGCGGCAGCGAGGCGAACGAGAACGCCATGAAGATCGCCCGCCTGTACACCGGCCGGGACAAGATCATCACCCGCTACCGCTCCTATCACGGGGCGACGATGGGCAGCATGACCGCCAGCGGCGACCCCCGGCGCTGGCCGGTCGAGCCCGGCGTGCCCGGCATCGTGCGCGCCTTCGACCCGTACTGTTACCGCTGCCCGTTCGGGAAGACGCCGGACAGCTGCGGACGCGAGTGCGTGAGCCACATCGAGGAGATCATCCAGATGGAAGGGCCGCACACCATCGCCGCGATCATGGTCGAGGGCATCACCGGCAGCAACGGCCTGCTCGTCCCCCCGGACGACTACTACCCCAAACTGCGCGCCCTGTGTGACAGGTACGGCATCCTCCTGATCGACGACGAGGTCATGAGCGGCTTCGGCCGCACCGGCACGTGGCTCGCCACGCAGCACTACGGCATCAAGCCCGACATCGTCACCTGCGCCAAGGGCCTGACGAGCGGGTACATGCCGCTGGGCGCGGTGGTCGTCAGCGACGCCATCGCCGAGTACTTCGAGACTCACTTCCTGGCGGGCGGCCTGACGTACAGCGGGCACCCCGTCTCGCTGGCCGCCGCCGTCGCCAACCTGAAGGTCTACGAGGACGAGGGCCTCTTCGAGCACACCCGTGAACTGGGCGAGTACCTCGGCCAGCGCCTGGAGGCCATGAAGGCCAAGTACGCCTGCGTGGGCGACGTGCGCTACAAGGGCCTGTTCAGCGTCCTGGAACTCGTGCGGGACAAGGCCACCAAGGAACCGCTGGCCCCGTTCAACGGCACCTCGCCCGAGATGGGCCGCCTCGCCGCGCACCTGAAAAGCAGGCACGTGTACGCGTACAGCCGCTTCAACTTCCTGTGGGTCTGCCCGCCCCTCGTCGTCACCCGCGAGGAACTCGACGAAGGCCTCGCCGCCTACGAGGAAGCCCTCGCGCTGGTCGATCAGATGATCGGCTCGCCCGTCGCCGCCGACTGA
- a CDS encoding PucR family transcriptional regulator — MLPTLAELLTLPAFAGAEVVSGHAHLTQPVTWVHVSEVADAARFLTGGELLLSTGSLLARMTDGELEGFVASLAQRGAHGLALELVQVFRDVPPALLGASRLHGLPLIVFRSEVSFAALTRAAHARILNHGGPALDPSLAPLLDALAETGRSVAFLRAQLGPLLNLPARPRSTLLGTLDALLSTNFNMAETARRLGVRRQTVYYRLEQLRAMLPDLDEPRRQLGLHLALELTRSEAGEALSAAERT; from the coding sequence ATGTTGCCGACGCTGGCGGAACTGTTGACGCTTCCGGCGTTCGCGGGCGCGGAGGTCGTGAGCGGGCACGCGCACCTGACGCAGCCCGTCACGTGGGTGCACGTGTCGGAGGTCGCGGACGCCGCGCGCTTCCTGACAGGCGGGGAACTGCTCCTCTCGACCGGGTCGCTGCTGGCCCGCATGACCGACGGCGAGCTGGAGGGCTTCGTGGCGTCGCTGGCGCAGCGGGGCGCGCACGGGCTGGCGCTGGAACTCGTGCAGGTGTTCCGTGACGTGCCGCCCGCGCTGCTGGGCGCGTCGCGCCTGCACGGGCTGCCGCTGATCGTGTTCCGCTCCGAGGTGAGTTTCGCGGCGCTGACCCGCGCGGCGCACGCCCGCATCCTGAACCACGGCGGCCCGGCGCTGGACCCGAGCCTCGCGCCGCTGCTCGACGCGCTGGCCGAGACCGGGCGCAGCGTGGCGTTCCTGCGCGCGCAACTGGGGCCGCTATTGAACCTGCCCGCCCGGCCCCGCTCGACGCTGCTGGGCACGCTGGACGCCCTGCTGAGCACGAACTTCAACATGGCCGAGACGGCCCGGCGCCTGGGTGTGCGCCGCCAGACGGTGTACTACCGCCTGGAGCAGTTGCGCGCCATGCTGCCCGACCTGGACGAACCCCGGCGGCAGCTGGGCCTGCATCTGGCGCTGGAACTGACGCGCAGCGAGGCGGGCGAGGCCCTCAGCGCCGCCGAACGGACGTAG